One region of Streptomyces sp. CG4 genomic DNA includes:
- the miaB gene encoding tRNA (N6-isopentenyl adenosine(37)-C2)-methylthiotransferase MiaB has product MTISSDRSKAVDPRSSMTYEIRTYGCQMNVHDSERLAGLLEEAGYVRAPEGADGDADVVVFNTCAVRENADNRLYGNLGRLAPRKASRPGMQIAVGGCLAQKDRDTIVKKAPWVDVVFGTHNIGKLPVLLERARVQEEAQVEIAESLEAFPSTLPTRRESAYAAWVSISVGCNNTCTFCIVPALRGKEKDRRPGDILAEVEALVAEGVSEITLLGQNVNAYGSDIGDREAFSKLLRACGKIDGLERVRFTSPHPRDFTDDVIAAMAETPNVMPQLHMPMQSGSDTVLKAMRRSYRQERYLGIIEKVRAAIPHAAITTDIIVGFPGETEEDFEQTLHAVREARFAQAFTFQYSKRPGTPAATMENQIPKEVVQARYERLVALQEEISWEENKKQVGRTLELMVAEGEGRKDGATHRLSGRAPDNRLVHFTKPEQEVRPGDVVTVEVTYAAPHHLLAEGPVLAVRRTRAGDAWEKRTAAESAKPAGVLLGLPKIGVPEPLPAASGCGCD; this is encoded by the coding sequence ATGACCATCAGCAGCGACCGGAGCAAGGCAGTGGACCCTCGTTCATCTATGACGTATGAGATCCGCACCTACGGGTGCCAGATGAACGTCCACGATTCCGAGCGCCTGGCGGGGCTGCTCGAAGAGGCCGGGTACGTGCGGGCCCCCGAGGGGGCGGACGGGGACGCCGATGTGGTCGTGTTCAACACCTGCGCCGTACGGGAGAACGCCGACAACCGGCTGTACGGCAACCTCGGCCGGCTCGCGCCGAGGAAGGCCTCGCGGCCCGGTATGCAGATCGCGGTCGGCGGCTGCCTCGCCCAGAAGGACCGCGACACCATCGTGAAGAAGGCGCCCTGGGTGGACGTCGTCTTCGGTACGCACAACATCGGCAAGCTGCCGGTCCTGCTGGAGCGCGCCCGCGTGCAGGAAGAGGCGCAGGTCGAGATCGCCGAGTCGCTGGAGGCGTTCCCGTCCACCCTGCCGACCCGGCGCGAGAGCGCCTACGCGGCCTGGGTCTCGATCTCCGTCGGCTGCAACAACACCTGCACCTTCTGTATTGTCCCGGCCCTGCGCGGCAAGGAGAAGGACCGCCGGCCCGGCGACATCCTCGCCGAGGTCGAGGCGCTGGTCGCCGAGGGCGTCTCCGAGATCACGCTGCTCGGCCAGAACGTCAACGCCTACGGCTCCGACATCGGCGACCGCGAGGCCTTCAGCAAGCTGCTGCGCGCCTGCGGGAAGATCGACGGGTTGGAGCGTGTCCGCTTCACCTCCCCGCACCCCCGTGACTTCACCGACGACGTCATCGCCGCCATGGCCGAGACCCCGAACGTGATGCCGCAGCTGCACATGCCGATGCAGTCCGGCTCGGACACCGTGCTGAAGGCGATGCGCCGCTCCTACCGGCAGGAGCGTTACCTCGGGATCATCGAGAAGGTCCGGGCCGCCATCCCGCACGCCGCGATCACGACCGACATCATCGTGGGCTTCCCCGGCGAGACCGAGGAGGACTTCGAGCAGACCCTGCACGCCGTCCGTGAGGCGCGCTTCGCGCAGGCCTTCACCTTCCAGTACTCCAAGCGCCCCGGCACCCCGGCCGCGACCATGGAGAACCAGATCCCCAAGGAGGTCGTCCAGGCGCGCTACGAGCGGCTCGTCGCCCTCCAGGAGGAGATCTCCTGGGAGGAGAACAAGAAGCAGGTCGGCCGCACGCTGGAGCTGATGGTCGCCGAGGGCGAGGGCCGCAAGGACGGCGCCACGCACCGGCTCTCCGGCCGCGCCCCCGACAACCGGCTCGTCCACTTCACCAAGCCGGAGCAGGAGGTCCGCCCCGGTGACGTGGTCACCGTCGAGGTGACCTACGCCGCCCCGCACCACCTCCTCGCCGAGGGCCCCGTCCTCGCCGTGCGCCGCACCCGCGCGGGGGACGCCTGGGAGAAGCGCACTGCCGCCGAGTCCGCCAAGCCGGCGGGTGTGCTGCTGGGCCTGCCGAAGATCGGCGTCCCGGAGCCGCTGCCCGCGGCGAGCGGCTGCGGTTGCGACTGA
- a CDS encoding antitoxin: protein MGLLDNMKAKLGPAKDKVSDLARQHGDKVQHGIDKAAKVVDERTKGKYSEKIQAGTGKAKEAMDRLAHKEGPGPDTATGDPTTPTRPEGPPPAS from the coding sequence ATGGGTCTGTTGGACAACATGAAGGCCAAGCTCGGCCCGGCCAAGGACAAGGTGTCGGACCTCGCGCGGCAGCACGGGGACAAGGTCCAGCACGGCATCGACAAGGCCGCGAAGGTCGTGGACGAGCGGACCAAGGGCAAGTACAGCGAAAAGATCCAGGCGGGCACCGGCAAGGCCAAGGAGGCGATGGACCGCCTTGCGCACAAGGAAGGTCCCGGCCCGGATACGGCCACTGGCGACCCGACGACCCCCACCCGGCCGGAGGGCCCGCCACCGGCTTCCTGA
- a CDS encoding class III extradiol dioxygenase subunit B-like domain-containing protein, producing the protein MLVAAAVCPCPPLLVPEVAAGAAPEMDAARAACSDALGELAAARPDLLVVVGPAEQSRRGAFPQGARGSFRGFGVDLDVCLGPATDTPGERELPPSLAVGAWLLERTGWADAPIEGLGVGEPLAPQRCVEAGRDIGARAGRVALLVMGDASACRTLKAPGYLDERAAPFDAEVARALGTADLAAVLALDAELAYELKASGRAPWQVLAGAAENASLSGSLLYEAAPYGVGYVVATWS; encoded by the coding sequence ATGCTTGTCGCCGCCGCTGTCTGCCCCTGCCCTCCGCTGCTCGTGCCCGAGGTCGCCGCGGGCGCCGCACCCGAAATGGACGCCGCGCGCGCGGCATGCTCCGACGCGCTCGGGGAGCTCGCCGCCGCCCGTCCGGACCTCCTGGTGGTGGTCGGGCCCGCCGAGCAGAGCAGGCGCGGAGCGTTTCCGCAGGGTGCCCGGGGATCCTTCCGCGGGTTCGGGGTCGACCTCGACGTATGCCTCGGGCCCGCGACGGACACCCCCGGCGAGCGCGAGCTGCCGCCGTCGCTCGCCGTCGGCGCGTGGCTGCTGGAGCGGACCGGCTGGGCGGATGCCCCGATCGAGGGACTCGGCGTCGGGGAACCGCTCGCACCACAGCGGTGCGTCGAAGCCGGACGGGACATCGGGGCCCGGGCCGGGCGGGTGGCGCTGCTGGTGATGGGAGACGCCAGCGCGTGCCGCACGCTCAAGGCGCCGGGCTATCTGGACGAGCGGGCGGCACCCTTCGACGCGGAGGTCGCGCGGGCGCTGGGCACGGCGGACCTGGCGGCCGTCCTTGCGCTGGACGCCGAGCTGGCTTACGAGCTGAAGGCCTCCGGCCGCGCCCCCTGGCAGGTCCTGGCCGGCGCCGCCGAGAACGCGTCCCTCAGCGGCTCACTGCTGTACGAGGCCGCACCGTACGGCGTCGGGTATGTGGTGGCCACCTGGTCGTAG
- the miaA gene encoding tRNA (adenosine(37)-N6)-dimethylallyltransferase MiaA, protein MSSAPSTPRVIAVVGPTAAGKSDLGVFLAQQLGGEVVNADSMQLYRGMDIGTAKLTPEERGGIPHHLLDIWDVTVTASVAEYQKLARARIDALLAEGRWPILVGGSGLYVRGAVDNLEFPGTDPEVRARLEEELALRGSGALHARLAAADPEAARAILPSNGRRIVRALEVIEITGRPFTANLPGHDSVYDTVQIGVDVARPELDERIALRVDRMWEAGLVDEVRALEAQGLREGRTASRALGYQQVLAALAGECTEAEARAETVRATKRFARRQDSWFRRDPRVHWLSGAVADRRELPHQALALVERPVTA, encoded by the coding sequence GTGAGCAGTGCACCCTCCACCCCCCGCGTCATCGCCGTCGTCGGACCCACCGCGGCCGGAAAGTCCGATCTTGGCGTCTTCCTCGCTCAGCAGCTCGGTGGGGAGGTCGTCAACGCCGACTCCATGCAGCTGTACCGAGGGATGGACATCGGCACCGCGAAACTGACGCCCGAAGAGCGCGGCGGCATACCGCACCACCTGCTCGACATCTGGGACGTGACGGTGACCGCCTCCGTCGCCGAGTACCAGAAGCTCGCCCGCGCCCGGATCGACGCCCTGCTCGCCGAGGGCCGCTGGCCCATCCTGGTCGGCGGCTCCGGCCTGTACGTCCGGGGTGCCGTCGACAACCTGGAGTTCCCCGGCACCGACCCCGAGGTCCGCGCCCGCCTGGAGGAGGAGCTGGCCCTGCGCGGTTCGGGCGCGCTGCACGCCCGGCTGGCCGCCGCCGACCCCGAGGCCGCCCGCGCGATCCTGCCGAGCAACGGCCGTCGTATCGTCCGGGCGCTCGAAGTGATCGAGATCACCGGCCGGCCCTTCACCGCGAACCTGCCGGGGCATGACTCCGTCTACGACACCGTCCAGATCGGTGTAGACGTGGCGCGCCCCGAACTGGACGAGCGCATCGCCCTGCGCGTCGACCGCATGTGGGAGGCGGGCCTCGTGGACGAGGTGCGCGCACTGGAGGCGCAGGGGTTGCGTGAAGGGCGCACGGCGTCGCGTGCGCTGGGTTACCAGCAGGTGCTCGCCGCGCTCGCCGGGGAGTGCACCGAAGCGGAAGCGCGGGCCGAGACCGTACGTGCGACCAAGCGCTTCGCGCGCCGCCAGGATTCGTGGTTCAGGCGCGATCCCCGGGTGCACTGGCTGAGTGGGGCCGTGGCGGACCGGAGGGAACTTCCGCACCAGGCCCTGGCGTTGGTCGAACGACCGGTTACAGCCTGA
- a CDS encoding RNA polymerase sigma factor — MKTARAGTPQQGSQGPQSPQAAPEDPWAEAAPLVRASQSGDAMALNDLLSLLTPYVSRLCRPIALNNSADAVQEALIAVFQGLPRLKDPRALYAWVRTITVREAVRVARRTERETPVCAFDDIAGPRSPELAVDVRDVLRRMSTEHRAVLVLRELEGLDERTASDILNISCGTVKSRLHRARHSFRKAWPR; from the coding sequence ATGAAAACCGCGCGAGCGGGCACCCCGCAACAGGGCTCGCAGGGCCCGCAGTCCCCGCAAGCCGCGCCGGAGGACCCGTGGGCCGAGGCGGCCCCGCTCGTCCGGGCCTCGCAGTCCGGTGACGCCATGGCGCTCAACGACCTGCTGAGCCTGCTCACCCCGTATGTGAGCCGACTGTGCCGGCCGATCGCCCTGAACAACAGCGCCGATGCCGTCCAGGAGGCGCTGATCGCCGTCTTCCAGGGCCTGCCCCGGCTGAAGGACCCGCGTGCCCTGTACGCGTGGGTGCGCACGATCACCGTACGCGAGGCGGTACGGGTGGCCCGCCGGACCGAACGCGAGACACCGGTGTGCGCGTTCGACGACATCGCCGGGCCGCGCAGTCCCGAACTCGCCGTGGACGTGCGGGACGTCCTACGGCGCATGTCCACCGAGCACCGTGCGGTCCTGGTCCTTCGCGAACTGGAGGGCCTGGACGAACGGACCGCGAGCGACATCCTCAACATCTCCTGCGGCACGGTGAAGTCCCGGCTGCACCGTGCCCGTCACAGCTTCCGAAAGGCGTGGCCGCGATGA
- a CDS encoding alpha/beta fold hydrolase: protein MARIGSYGAGAGGRGDVRRPGEARGPLVFGGRLGACRGLDVPLVLGTAGSADAPAGAVAGRPGNCPAGCARHPYSGLLRPYKKLRLTTPTVILAGERDFMLPPSVITDAGHHADDLRVEVIPGCGHYLHEERPELVAEAAEALFAGRP from the coding sequence GTGGCGAGAATCGGATCCTATGGAGCTGGTGCGGGCGGCCGAGGAGATGTTCGCCGACCGGGAGAAGCACGCGGGCCGCTGGTGTTCGGCGGCCGACTCGGTGCCTGCCGCGGTCTCGACGTGCCCCTGGTCCTCGGCACTGCAGGCTCGGCGGATGCTCCGGCCGGAGCCGTCGCAGGAAGGCCGGGGAACTGTCCCGCCGGATGCGCGCGACACCCTTACTCAGGACTCCTGCGGCCGTACAAGAAGCTCCGGCTGACCACGCCCACCGTGATCCTCGCCGGCGAGCGGGACTTCATGCTGCCGCCGAGCGTCATCACGGACGCCGGCCACCACGCCGACGACCTCCGCGTCGAGGTGATTCCCGGCTGCGGCCACTACCTGCACGAGGAGCGCCCCGAGCTGGTGGCCGAGGCGGCCGAGGCCCTCTTCGCCGGCCGCCCCTGA